The following is a genomic window from Actinomadura sp. WMMB 499.
GCGGATGGAACCGGCATCCGGCCGGCGGACGGGCCGGGTCGGCGGGCGCGCCGGTGATGCCGCCCCGCTCGTCCGGCTGGTCCAGGTTCACGTCCGAGGCCCGCACCAGCGCCGAGGCGTACGGATGCTGCGGTGCGCTGAGCAGTTGCTCAGCATCGTCGTCGTTGACCACCTGGCCGCAGTACATGGTCACGACGCGCGAGCACAGCGCGGAGACCACGCCCAGGTTGTGGGTGATGAGCAGGACCGCGAGGTCGAGCTCGCGCGCCAGCCGCCGCAGCAGGGAGATGACCTGGGCCTGGATGGTGACGTCCAGGGCGGTGGTCGGCTCGTCGGCCACCAACAGCCGGGGCCCGCAGGCGAGCGCCATGGCGATCAGGACCCGCTGGCACATGCCGCCCGACAGCTCGTGGACGTAGGCGTCCATGGTGCGCCGCGGGTTAGGCAGTCCGGCCAGGCCGAGCATGTCGACGGCCCGGCTCCGGGCGTCGGCGACGCGCACCGTCTCGTGCGCGCGGATGACGTCGACGATCTGCTTGCCCACGGGACGCGAGGGGTGCAGCGAGGCGCGCGGCTCCTGGAAGATCATGCTGATCTCGCTGCCGCGGATCCGGCGGAGGCGCTCCCCGTCGGCGCGGAGCATGTCCACGCCGTCGAAGCGGACGCTTCCCCGCACCGACGCGTTCGCCGGCAGCAGCCCCAGGAGGCTCAGCCCGGTCAGGGTCTTGCCGGACCCCGACTCGCCGACCAGCCCGACCAGCTCGCCGGACCGGATGCTCAGCGAGACCTCCGACAGCAGCCGGTTGCCGCCGATCGAGACGGATAGGTCGTCCACTTCGAGCAGTGCCGGTGCGGTTTCAGCGGCCGCACCCTCCCCTGGATCGAGGCTCGTCGTAGCCATCGGACCACCTCCGATCGAAGGAAATATGCATCGGCAGTGCATAAACTATTGTGGCCGCCGTCACAGCTGTCAAGGGGGTGATCGGTGAGCGCCGGGCCGTTCGCGCGATGGACCCCCACTGCGCGGGGCGTCCGAGCCATGCCCGGGCAGGAATATGCACGGTGCATGCAGAAGAACACTCCGCCGAGACGCATGTCAAGCATCAAAAGCGGAGGATTGGCAGGCGAACCCCTTCCGCGTTAATCTGCATCGGCGATGCATAAAGTCCGGGACCGTGCGGCCACGTCGCCGCGCCTGCCGGCACGGACGAGTCGTCGACGGAAGGACGCGCCCATGGGACGACGGTTGAGCATCGGCCGGCTCTTCGCCCACTTCGCCGCCACCAAGCCCGACGAGCCGGCCCTGGTCGACGGGGACGGCTCCGGGCAGATCACCTGGGCCGAACTGGACCGCCGCACCAACCGGCTGGCCCGCGCCTACGCCGCCGCGGGCGTCGGCAAGGACGACACGGTCGCGGTGGCGCTGCCCAATTCGGCCGAGCTGTTCTGCGCCTGCATAGCCACCTGGAAGCTCGGCGGCACGGTCCTGCCGCTGTCGCACAAGTTCCCTCCGGCGGAGCGCCGGCGGGTGCTCGACCTGGCCCGCCCCACCCTGCTCGTGGGCGATGAGGCGTCCGACGGCCTCGCCGCCTTCCCGGCGGGCTTCGTCCCGGACGCCGGGCTGGACGACGGCGAACTGCCCGACGTCGTCCCGACGTACTGGAAGGCGCTCACCTCCGGCGGCAGCACCGGCAAGCCCAAGCTCATCGTCAGCCACGACGACCCGTACTACGACCCCGGCTCCCTCAACGTCGGGTACATGCACCCCGACGGCGTGCACCTGGTGTGCGGCCCGCTGTACCACAACGCGGCGTTCGTCTACTCCGCCCGCGGGCTCTTCGCCGGCAACCGGCTCGTGATCATGCCGCGGTTCGACCCGGCGCGCGCCCTCGACCTCATCGAGGAGCACGGCGTCACGTGGCTCCAGCTGGTGCCCACGCACATGAACCGTCTCCGCCGCCTGCCCGCGGAACGCCTCGCCACGGCGGACGTCTCCTCGGTGCGCACCCTGCTCCACGTGGGCGGACCGTGCCCGCCCCGGCTGAAGCTCGAGTACATCGACTGGCTGGGGCCCGACCGCGTCGTCGAGATCTACGCGGGCACCGAGAGCCAGGGCATCACCTTCATCACGGGCCGGGAATGGCTGGAGCACCGCGGATCGGTCGGGCGTCCCATCCGCGGCACCCGCTTCGAGGTCCAGGACGGCGAGGGGCGCCCCGTGCCGCCGGGCACCGTGGGAGAGATCTTCCTCATGCCGCCCGACGGCCCGGGGACCACCTACCACTACGTCGGCGCCGAGCCGCGCAGCCGGGACGGCTGGGAATCGCTCGGCGACCTGGGCTGGTACGACGAGGACGGCTACCTCTACCTCGCCGACCGGTCCACCGACTGCATCGTCAGCGGCGGAGCCAACATCTACCCCGCGGAGATCGAGGGCGCGCTGGAGGCGCATCCCGGCGTCCATGCCTGCGCCGTGATCGGGCTGCCGGACGACGACCTGGGCCACCGCACCGTCGCGCTCGTCGAGCCGGCGCCCGGCGGCCCCGCGCCCGGCGCCGACGAGCTCGACGAGCACCTCCGGCCGCTGCTCGCACCGTACAAGCGGCCGCGCGCCTACGAGTTCGTCGACCGGGCCCTGCGCGACGAGGCCGGCAAGGTGCGCCGGTCCGCGCTGCGCACGGACCGGCTTCCGGGCGCGCCCGGCCACGGACGGCTCGTCATGCCCGGCCGGGGCCGGTGGCGCGTCCTGCGGACGGGCTCGGCCGCCGTCGACCGGCTGTTGCGGGTGCTCGACCTGGACCAGGCCGGCGAGCGCGCCTTCACCGGGACGAGCATGGAGCAGCCGGCGCACCGGGTCTTCGGCGGGCAGGTGCTCGCCCAGGCCGCCGTGGCGGCGGCGCGCACCGCCCCCGGCGACCTGGTGCTGCACTCGCTGCACGCCTACTTCGCCCGCGCCGGCGACCCCACCGCGCCGATCAGGTACGAGGTCACTCCCCTCCGCGCGGGCCGGTCGTTCCTCCTGCAGCGGGTCGACGCGCTGCAGGGGGCGGAGATCATCGGAACGGTGACCTGCTCGATGCAGCGCCCCGAGCCCGACCACCTCGCCCACCGGCTGCCCGAGCCCGGATCGTCCGTCCCGCCCGAGGACGCCCGCTCCCGCTACCCCTTCGCCGAGGGCGACGCCGAGGACGGGGTCCTGCCGGGCCCGGTCGAGTTGCGCGAGGGCGGCCACGGGGCCGACCCGCTCGCGCCGTCCGAGGTCTGGCTGCGCGTGCCGGCCGGGCTGCCCGACGATCCGCTGCTGCACAGCACCCTGGTCGTGTACATGTCCGACTACACCATCATGCGCGCGGCGTTCCGCGGGCATGCCGTGCGGCGGAACTCGACGACGGGCGCCAGCCTCGACCACGCCCTGTGGCTGCACCGCGCGGGACGTGCCGACCGGTGGCTGCACTACGTCTGCACGAGCCCCTCGGCCGGGGCGGCGCGCGCGCTCGGCCTGGGCTCCCTCTTCTCTTCGGAAGGCGGGCTCGTGGCGACCAGCGGCCAGGAGATGGTCATCCGCTTCCGCGCCGACCGGCCCGCGGCGACCGGCGAACGCGACGCGCCCGCACCCGCCGACGCGCCCGCACCCGCGGGCACGTCCACGGGTACCTCCACCACGACGTCCCCCCACCGCACCGACCACGCAGGAGAGTCCACACATGCCTGAGGCCGTCAACTCCGGCGACCGGGCCCTGGCGGGCCGCACGGCCGTCGTCACCGGCGCCAGCCGGGGCATCGGGCTGGCGATCGCCCGGCGCCTCGCCGACGACGGGGCCCGGGTGTGCGTCACCGGGCGCAAGCCCGACGCCCTCGCCGAGGCGGTCCAGGCCCTCGGCGGCCCCGGCCGCGCGATCGGCGTACCGGGGAACATCGGCGACGCCGGACACCGGGACGAGGTCGTCGAGCGCACCCTCGCCGCCTTCGGCAGCGTGGACCTGCTCGTCAACAACACCGGGATCAATCCGGTGCAGGGCCCGCTCATGGACCTCGACCTGGACGCCGCCCGCAAGATCACCGAAGTGAACGTCCTGGCCGCCCTGGCGATGGTGCAGCGGTGCCACGGCGCCTGGATGGGCGAGCACGGCGGCGCCGTGGTCAACGTCGTGTCGACGGCGGGGCTGCGGCCGTCGCCGGGAATCGCCTTCTACGGCGCCAGCAAGGCGATGCTCATCCACCTCACCAAGAACCTGGCGGGCGAGCTCGGCCCGGCGGTCCGGGTGAACGCGGTCGCCCCGGCCGTCGTCAAGACGCGGTTCGCGCGGGCGCTCTGGGAGGGGCGCGAGGACGACGTCGCGGCCCGGTACCCGCTGCGGCGGCTCGGCGTGCCCGAGGACGTCGCGGGCGCGGTCGCCTTCCTGCTGTCCGAGGACGCGTCGTGGGTGACCGGGCACACGGTGGTCCTCGACGGCGGCTCGACCATGGGCGGTGGCGCCTGATGCCGGGTCCGAGCGACGGTCCCGCCGGTCGTGCCGGTCCCGCCGGTCCCGTGCCCGGGCTGGACCTCGAACGGTTCTCGGCCTGGTACGAGCGGCACTGCCCGGGCGACCTCGGGTCGGCCGTGACCGCCCGGATGGTGTCCGGCGGGAAGTCCAACCTCACGTACGCGGTGTCCGACGGGGCCACCACGCGGATCGTGCGGCGGCCCCCGCTGGGCCACGTCCAGGCGACCGCGCACGACATGGCGCGGGAGTTCACGGTCATCGGCGCGCTCGCCGGCACCGCCGTCCCGGTCCCGCGGACCTTCGCCCTCTGCGAGGACGACGCGGTGCTCGGGGCCCCGTTCTACGTCATGGAGTACGTGCCCGGCACGGCGTACCGGCGCCGCGAGCAGCTCGAACCGCTCGGGCCCGAGCGCACCCGGCGCGTCGCGCTGGAGATGATCGGGGTCCTGGCCGGGCTGCACGCCGTGCGGCCCGACGCCGTCGGCCTGGCGGGGTTCGGCCGGCCCGCGGGGTTCCTCGCCCGGCAGGTGCGCCGGTGGGGACGCCAGCTCGACGGCTCCCGCACCCGCGACCTCCCCGACGCCGACACGCTGCTGCGCCGGCTCCAGGCGGGCGTCTCGGCCCGTACCGCGGGCGACGAGGCCGCGATCGTCCACGGCGACTACCGCCTGGACAACCTGCTGGTGCACGGGGACCGGGTCGCCGCGGTCATCGACTGGGAGATGGCGACCCTCGGCGATCCCCTCACGGACCTGGCGCTGCTGCTCGTCTACGACAAGCTGGCCGAGGTCTCGCGGGGCGCGAGCGACGCGACGGCGGGCCTGGCCCCCGGCTACCCGAGCGCGCAGGAGCGCCTCGACCACTACGAGCGGGCCAGCGGCAGGCGGCTCGGCGACCTCGAACTCCACCTGGGACTGGCGCACCTCAAACTCGCCGTCATCCTCGAGGGCATCCACTACCGACACCTCCAGGGCGGGACGGTCGGCGGCGGGTTCGACGGCGTCGGACGCTCGGTCGAGCCGCTGCTCGCCGCCGGGCTGGCCGCCACCCGGAGCCTGGCGACGAAGACGATCGGGCTCCGCGACTGACCCGGCCGGACGTACGCCGGGGCGAGTCCCGCGCCCCGGCGCACGGTGTCGTCAGCACGGTGTCGTCAGCACGGTGTCGTCAGCACGGTGTCGTCCCGCCCGTTTCCGGCCGCCGTCAGCGCGTCCGGGACACGGCGGGCCGGAACAGGCGTTCCATCGACTCCCCCAGCGCGCCGACGTCCCAGCGGGAGGTGCCGGAGATGACGCGGACCGGCTCGGGGTTGCTGTACAGGGTGACGTCGTAGCCGTTGGAGCCGATGACGCGGCCCGTCAGCCAGTCCGAGGACTCCCCGGCGAGGTAGGTCACCACCGGAGCGACGTTGTCGGCGGCGCGCTGGTCCTCGGTGACGGCGCGGGCCTTCTTCCGGTCGCCGGGGATCGAGGCGGTCATCCGGGTGGCGGCGACGGGCGAGATCGCGTTGGCCGTGACGCCGTACCGCGCCAGGCTGTTGGCGCAGGAATACGTCAGCCCGACGATGCCCATCTTCGCCGCGGCGTAGTTCGGCTGGCCGGGCGCGCCGTACAGCCCGGAGCCCGACGTGAAGTTGATGATGCGGAAGTGGCCGTCCGGGTCGCGCCGGTCGCGCCAGTGGGCGGCCGCCGGTTTGATCGTGTTGAAGTGGCCCTTCATGTGCACCCGGATGACGTCGTCCCACTCCTCCTCGGCCATGTTGAAGATCATCCGGTCGCGGAGGATGCCGGCCGTGTTGACCAGGACGTCGAGCTTGCCGAACCGCTCGACCGCCGTGCGCACCAGCCGCTCGCCGGTTTCGGGCAGCGAGACGTCGCCGTGGTCGGCCACCGCCGATCCGCCCGCGCGGGCGATCTCCGCGACCACCTCCCCGGCGGGCCCCTCGTCCGTTCCGCTCCCGTCCAGGTCCACGCCGAGGTCGTTCACCACGACGGCGGCGCCCTCCCGGGCGAAGAGGCGGGCGATCCCCGCACCGATGCCCCGTCCGCCGCCGGTGACGATCGCGACTCTTCCCTTCAGACCGCTCATGCGCCTCGCGTCCTCCGCTGTCTCGTTCCTTGGCCGTTCGCTGGACACCTGCTCGTTCACCGCAGCCCGGTCGTCCGCCGTGCTCCCGTCGTGGGCCTCCGGCGATCACCGCGTACTCGGCCGCGTCGCCGTCCTCGGACGGCCCGGTCACCACCAGGGCGTCGCCACCGCGGTTCCGGTGCCGTGGACGGTGGCCAATTTAGAACTGCATTCCAAAATGGACCCAACACCAGGGGCGGGGCGCCTGTCAACGGCTTGACATCTTGGACATGGCTGGCTAGTTCTAGAACAACATTCCAGTGTTCACGTGATCGGGTCGGCGGCAGGCGCCGGCGCCCGACGGACTTACGGACAGGAGCCGAGAGATGGCGCTCGATCACACACTCGTCGGGGTCCCGGGGGAGCCGGCCGAACGCTCGTGGAACGGCACCGACGCGCTGCTGTACGCGCTCGGTGTCGGGGCCGGAGCCGAGGACCCGCTGCAGGAGCTGGCGTTCACCACGGAGAACACCGAGGGGATCGCCCAGCAGGTGCTGCCGACCTTCGCCGTCCTGGCGGCCCAGGCGTCCGGGGGCCGGCGCCGGAAGCTGGGCGACTTCGACCCCGCCCGCCTGGTGCACGCCGACCAGGCGTTCCGACTCCACCGCCCGCTGCCCGTGGCGGGCTCGGTGACGGTGACGTCCACGGTCACCGAGATGCTCGACAAGGGACGCGGCGCGCTCGTGCGCACGGAGAGCGTCGCCACCGACGCGGACGGGCGGCCGCTGATCACCGCGCGCGGCGGCGCCTTCATCATGGGCGAAGGGGGCGCCGGCTCGGTGTCGGCCGAGCGCTCCGGGGACGAGGGCCCGGCCCTCGGCGACGAGCCCTGGACCCGGCCCGAGCGGGAGCCCGACCACCGCGTCGTCTACCGCACCCGGCCCGACCAGGCCCTGCTGTACCGGCTCAGCGGCGACCGCAACCCTCTGCATTCCGATCCCGCGTTCGCCGCGCGCGGCGGTTTCGACCGTCCGATCCTGCACGGCCTGTGCACCTACGGCTTCACCGGACGGGCGCTGCTGCACGAGCTCTGCGACTCCGACCCGGCGAGGTTCCACGCCATGTACGGCCGCTTCTCCCGGCCCGTCCTCCCCGGCGACACGCTCGTCGTGGACCTCTGGCGCGACGGCGAGGGCCGCGCCCTGTTCCAGACCCGGACCGAGGACGGCACGGTCGTCATCGACCGCGGGGTCGCCCGGCACTCCTGACGCGGCGGGGGCGGTGCCCGCGCCGGCGAAGGCGCGAACGTCCGGGAGGAACGCGTCCCGTAGCCTGGTCCACGCCTTCTCCGAGGCCACGATCCGACACGAAACGGGGCACCCTCGATGCCACGACAGACCACCTCAGGCTCGTCGCCGGGCGGTGGCAGCCGGAAGTGGCGCTCGACCGAGATCGTGCGCGCCGAGATCCTCGACGCCGCCCGGGAGGTCTTCGCGCTGCGGGGCTTCGCCGCGGCCGGCGTCAACGAGGTCGTGGAGCGGTCCGGGGCGAGCGTCGGCAGCATCTATCACCACTTCGGCAGCAAGACCGACATCTTCATGGCGCTGTGGGAGCGGCACAACGCCGAGCAGGTCGCCATCGCGCGCCAAGGGGTGCTCGACGCGCAGGCCGCCGGCGTGACCGACCCCTTCGACCTTCTCGCCGCGGGCGCGCGCGCCTACCTCGAGGCCACCTGGTCCCGCCGCGATCTCGTGCGCGTCTTCCAGGACGGCGACACCCCGCCGGGCTTCACCGAGGAGCAGCGCCGCAGCGGCCGTTCGTGGCTCAACCGCAACTTCCGCCTCCTCGGCGCCACCGACGAGCCGGTCAACCGCGTCCTCGTGTGGCTGGTCACCAGCTACATCGGGGAGGCGCGCCGCGAGATCAGCAGGCAGCGCACCCCGCGGGCGGCGCGCGAGCAGGTGGAGGCGATGCTGGAGGTGCTGGAGCGGATGCGGCCGCTCCTGGCCGACGCCGACGGCATCCGGCTCGTCGTCCGGGACGACGAGCCGCACTGAGCGACGAGCCGCACTGAGAAACGAACCGCGCTGAGCGACGACGGGCCCCGCCGGTCACCCGGCGGGGCCCGTCACCGCGTCCCGTCACCGCGTCCCGTCACCGCGTCCCGTCACCGCGTCCCGTCACCGCGTCCCGCCGCGCCCGGCCCGCGGTCCCGTCACAGGCCCAAACGGTCGGCCAGCCGGAGCCGGAAGGCCCTGGTGTCCCCGAAGAGCACCTGGCACGCCTTGGCGCGCTTGAGGTACAGGTGCGCGTCGTGCTCCCAGGTGAAACCGATACCGCCGTGGATCTGCACGTTCTCCGCGGCGGCGCGGAAGAGCGCCTCCGCCCCCGCGGCCTTCGCCAGGACCGCGACCACCGGCACTTCCTCCGGGGAGGCCCCGCACGCCCACGCGGCGTACCGGGCGCAGGAGCGCGCGCCCTCGATCTCGACCAGGACCTCGGCGCACTTGTGCTTGACGGCCTGGAAGGAGCCGATCGGGCGGCCGAACTGCTCGCGCCGCATCGCGTAGGACACGGACGCGTCCAGGCATGCCTGGGCGGCGCCCACCGTCTCCGCCGCGAGCAGCACGCACGCCCGGTCGAGGGCGGCGTCGAGCAGGGCGCGCCCGGCGCCCTCCTCCCCCACCAGGGTGCCCGGCGCGCCGTCCAGGACGAGATCGGCGAGGCCCCGGGTCGGGTCGAGCGCCCGTACCCGCCGCCGGTCCACGCCGGGCCCGGCGGCATCGACGGCGAACACCGACGGACCCGCCGGAGCATCGGCGACCACCAGGCACAGGTCCGCGGCGAGCCCGTCGAGGACGAGCGCCACCCGGCCGTCGACGAACCAGCCCGCTCCCGGACGCCGGACCGCCGTCGCGGCTCCGCCGACCGCGTCCCACGGCGCTCCCGGCGCGAGCCAGCCGACCGTGGCGACGGTCGTCCCGGCGGCGATGCCCGGCAGGTACCGGGCCTGGGCGTCGCCGTCGCCCGCCGCCACCAGCAGGGGGGCCGCGAGACCGAGGGTCGCCAGCAGGGGGCCCGGCAGCAGGACCCGGCCCGCCTCCTCGAAGACGTGCGCGAGCGTCTGCACGTCGACCCCGCTCCCGCCGTACTCCCCGGGCACGCCGATGCCCTGCACGCCGAGGTCGGCGGCGAGGGCGCGCCAGACGTCCGCGTCATGGGGCACCTCCCCCGCCATCAGCTCGCGGGCCCGCCGCACCGGGGAGCGGGCGTCGAGGAACCGGCCGACGGCGGTGCGCAGGTCTTCCTGCTCGGTGGTGACCGCGAGGCTCATCGGCCCGCCCCCTTGCGCTCCTTGGGGAGCCCCAGAACCCGCTCCGCGATGATGTTGCGTTGCACTTCCGCCGTCCCGCCCCAGATCGTCCCGGATCTGGACGAGAGGAACTGCTCCTGCCAGTACCCGAGCCCCTCCTCCCCGGTGCCCCCGGCGGTGAGGGCTTCGGGCCCCAGCAGGTCCACGGCGATCTCGCCGAACCGGCTGGCGTACTCCGACCACCGGATCTTGGTGACGGAGCCGTTCTCGGCGCGCGCGGACGGGTCCTGCCCCGCCGCGAGGGCCGCCAGCAACTGGAGGCCGGAGAACCGCATCGTCTCGATCTGGGTCCAGGCCCAGGCGAGCTTCTCCCGGACGGCCGGGTCGTCCGTCAGGCCCCGGGCCCGCGCCTCCTCGACGACGGCCCAGAAGTCGCGCGCGTAGCCGACGTGGGCGATCGTCGCGCGGTTGCCCCGCTCGTGCCCGAGCGTGGTGACCGTGACCCGCCAGCCCTGGTGGAGGCCGCCGATGACGTTGAACAGCGGGACCCGCGCCCCGTCGAGGAACGTCTCGGCGAAGCCGCTGCGGCCGGTGAGCTGGCGGATCGGGCGGAACTCGATGCCGGTGCCCGGCCCGTTCTCGGCGACCGGCAGCAGGACGTAGCTGATGCCCGCGTGCTTGGCCGCGTCCGGGTCCGTCCGGACCAGGCAGAACATCATCGTGGACTCGTAGTAGCCCGACGTCCACACCTTCTGGCCGCTGATGACGAGCTCGTCGCCGTCGACGACCCCGGACGTTCGCAGGCCGGCGAGGTCGGACCCGGCCTCCGGCTCGGAGAAGCCCTGGCAGTACACGTGCTCTCCCGAGATGATCCGCGGGAGGAAGTACGCCTTCTGCTCCTCGGTGCCGTGCGCGATGATGGCCGGTCCGACGGTCGTCTCGGCGCGTCCCCGGGTCACCCGCGGCACGCCCGCCCGGTCGAACTCCTCGTTCATGATCGCAACTTCCACGGGGCTCAGGCCCCGGCCGCCGTACTCCCGCGGCCAGGCGACGCACATGTAGCCCGCCTCGCACAGCACGTCCCCCCACGCCTTGAGCGCCGCGGCGTGAGGGCTGCCCTGCACCGCGGGCCAGCCGACGCCGCGCAGTTCCGGCGGCGCGTGCTCGCTCAGCCAGGCACGGAACTCGCGCCGGAACTCCTCGGCCTCCGGGCCCGGATCGACGGCGGCGGCCGTCGACCGCGCGGCGCGGTACACCGTCCGACTGTCGGTCATCAGGGCATCTCTCCTCTGTGGATCATCATCGGTCCCCCCTCGCGCGGATACGCCTTCACGCGGACGCGGCTTCGGTGCGCCGTCACGGGGCCGGGTCGGGGCGCACGCGGCGCGGGCCGCGGGCCGGCGGGTCGCCGATCACGGGTTCGTCGGTCACCGTCCCGCTCGCGCGCAGCTCGGCGACCTCGGCCTCGGTCAGCCCCAGCAGGCCGGTCAGCACCGCCTCGTTGTGCTGCCCGAAGAGGGGCGCGGGCCTCCGCAGCCCGCCGGGCGTGCGGTCGAGCCGGAAGGCGAGACCGGGATAGACGTGGGTCCCGGCCTCGGGGTGGGTCACGGTGGACAGGAAGCCGCAGGCACGCAGGCCCGGGTCGGCGGCCACCTCGGTCCCGTCCTGGACGGGGGCCGCCGGGACTCCCGCCGCCTGGAGCGTGCGGGCCGCCTCGCCCTTGCCGCGCGTCCGCGTCCAGGCCGCCACCGCGTCCTCCAGCTCTCCCTGGTGGGCGAGGCGCCCGGCGAGCGTCGCGAACCGCTCGTCGGCGGCGAGGTCGGGACGGTCGAGGACGCGGCAGAGGGCGCTCCACTCGTCGTCCCCGCGCACCGCGACGGCGACCCACTCGTCGTCCCCCGCCGCGGGGAACGCCTGGTGCGGCGCGGCGTCCGGCACGTGGTTGCCGTCCGGGGCGGGCGACCGGCCCGACTCGACCTGGTCGAGGACGAACTCCCCGATCCAGTGCGCCGCGGCCTCGGTCTGCGGCACCTCCACGTGGCACCCGGCACCGTCGTGCGCGCGCAGCTCCAGGGCCGTGAGGACGGCCGCGGCCGCGTTCAGGCCGCCGATCGGGTCGAGGATCGCCGGTCCCGTGAGCACGGGCTCGTCGTCGTCGCCGTACCCGATCAGCGCGGCCATGCCGCACGCCGCCTCCATCGTCTTGCCCATGCCCTGATGGCTCGACATGGGCCCGGTCGACCCGAACGCCGGCATCTCCACGACGATGATCCGCTCGTTGATCGCGGCGAGTTCGTCGTAGCCGATGCCGAGGCGGTCCAGCACGCCGGGGGTGAAGTTCGCGACCAGGACGTCGCTCACCGCCGCCAGCCGCCGCAGGACGTCCAGCCCGCCGGGCTTCTTCAGGTCCAGCGACAGCGAGAGCTTGTCGTGGCCCTGGGTGTTGAAGAGCAGGTTGCGGTTGTAGGGTTTCGCGCCCTGATCCAGGTCAGGGTAGTGGTGGGGCGGCCCGCCGGTCAGGAACCCGCGCCAGCCGTCGGGACGGCGCGGTGGCTCGACCTTGACGACCTCGGCTCCGAGCCACGCCAGGCTGCGCGTCGCCATCGGCCCGGCCCACGCCGTCGTCATGTCGATCACTCGGACACCGGCCAGCGGCCCGGTCCCGCCGGGCTCCGGGGCCGTCCCCTTCTCGCCGGTCACCGGTCCTCCCCTCCTGTCGCGGGCGCCGCCCGTTCCGGGGCGGGCGTGTCGGCGAGGTAGGGCGAGCCGGAGACGCGGAAGACCGGCCCGAGGGCGTGCTCCCCGCCGCCGTCGCGCGGGTGCCGCAGGGTGCGGACGACGCCCCGGCCCCGCCACTGCTCCGACGCCACCAGCTCCTCCGGCGTCCAGACCCGCTCGCAGCTGATCCGCAGCTCCTGCGCGCGGGCCACCACCTCCCCGGTCGTCATCCGCAGCGCGCGATCC
Proteins encoded in this region:
- a CDS encoding AMP-binding protein; the encoded protein is MGRRLSIGRLFAHFAATKPDEPALVDGDGSGQITWAELDRRTNRLARAYAAAGVGKDDTVAVALPNSAELFCACIATWKLGGTVLPLSHKFPPAERRRVLDLARPTLLVGDEASDGLAAFPAGFVPDAGLDDGELPDVVPTYWKALTSGGSTGKPKLIVSHDDPYYDPGSLNVGYMHPDGVHLVCGPLYHNAAFVYSARGLFAGNRLVIMPRFDPARALDLIEEHGVTWLQLVPTHMNRLRRLPAERLATADVSSVRTLLHVGGPCPPRLKLEYIDWLGPDRVVEIYAGTESQGITFITGREWLEHRGSVGRPIRGTRFEVQDGEGRPVPPGTVGEIFLMPPDGPGTTYHYVGAEPRSRDGWESLGDLGWYDEDGYLYLADRSTDCIVSGGANIYPAEIEGALEAHPGVHACAVIGLPDDDLGHRTVALVEPAPGGPAPGADELDEHLRPLLAPYKRPRAYEFVDRALRDEAGKVRRSALRTDRLPGAPGHGRLVMPGRGRWRVLRTGSAAVDRLLRVLDLDQAGERAFTGTSMEQPAHRVFGGQVLAQAAVAAARTAPGDLVLHSLHAYFARAGDPTAPIRYEVTPLRAGRSFLLQRVDALQGAEIIGTVTCSMQRPEPDHLAHRLPEPGSSVPPEDARSRYPFAEGDAEDGVLPGPVELREGGHGADPLAPSEVWLRVPAGLPDDPLLHSTLVVYMSDYTIMRAAFRGHAVRRNSTTGASLDHALWLHRAGRADRWLHYVCTSPSAGAARALGLGSLFSSEGGLVATSGQEMVIRFRADRPAATGERDAPAPADAPAPAGTSTGTSTTTSPHRTDHAGESTHA
- a CDS encoding MaoC/PaaZ C-terminal domain-containing protein — translated: MALDHTLVGVPGEPAERSWNGTDALLYALGVGAGAEDPLQELAFTTENTEGIAQQVLPTFAVLAAQASGGRRRKLGDFDPARLVHADQAFRLHRPLPVAGSVTVTSTVTEMLDKGRGALVRTESVATDADGRPLITARGGAFIMGEGGAGSVSAERSGDEGPALGDEPWTRPEREPDHRVVYRTRPDQALLYRLSGDRNPLHSDPAFAARGGFDRPILHGLCTYGFTGRALLHELCDSDPARFHAMYGRFSRPVLPGDTLVVDLWRDGEGRALFQTRTEDGTVVIDRGVARHS
- a CDS encoding TetR/AcrR family transcriptional regulator, with translation MPRQTTSGSSPGGGSRKWRSTEIVRAEILDAAREVFALRGFAAAGVNEVVERSGASVGSIYHHFGSKTDIFMALWERHNAEQVAIARQGVLDAQAAGVTDPFDLLAAGARAYLEATWSRRDLVRVFQDGDTPPGFTEEQRRSGRSWLNRNFRLLGATDEPVNRVLVWLVTSYIGEARREISRQRTPRAAREQVEAMLEVLERMRPLLADADGIRLVVRDDEPH
- a CDS encoding ABC transporter ATP-binding protein → MATTSLDPGEGAAAETAPALLEVDDLSVSIGGNRLLSEVSLSIRSGELVGLVGESGSGKTLTGLSLLGLLPANASVRGSVRFDGVDMLRADGERLRRIRGSEISMIFQEPRASLHPSRPVGKQIVDVIRAHETVRVADARSRAVDMLGLAGLPNPRRTMDAYVHELSGGMCQRVLIAMALACGPRLLVADEPTTALDVTIQAQVISLLRRLARELDLAVLLITHNLGVVSALCSRVVTMYCGQVVNDDDAEQLLSAPQHPYASALVRASDVNLDQPDERGGITGAPADPARPPAGCRFHPRCPHAEDRCTERMPALEPAPRGGRTRCLRSSELALPGVEA
- a CDS encoding SDR family NAD(P)-dependent oxidoreductase; this translates as MSGLKGRVAIVTGGGRGIGAGIARLFAREGAAVVVNDLGVDLDGSGTDEGPAGEVVAEIARAGGSAVADHGDVSLPETGERLVRTAVERFGKLDVLVNTAGILRDRMIFNMAEEEWDDVIRVHMKGHFNTIKPAAAHWRDRRDPDGHFRIINFTSGSGLYGAPGQPNYAAAKMGIVGLTYSCANSLARYGVTANAISPVAATRMTASIPGDRKKARAVTEDQRAADNVAPVVTYLAGESSDWLTGRVIGSNGYDVTLYSNPEPVRVISGTSRWDVGALGESMERLFRPAVSRTR
- a CDS encoding phosphotransferase family protein — its product is MPGPSDGPAGRAGPAGPVPGLDLERFSAWYERHCPGDLGSAVTARMVSGGKSNLTYAVSDGATTRIVRRPPLGHVQATAHDMAREFTVIGALAGTAVPVPRTFALCEDDAVLGAPFYVMEYVPGTAYRRREQLEPLGPERTRRVALEMIGVLAGLHAVRPDAVGLAGFGRPAGFLARQVRRWGRQLDGSRTRDLPDADTLLRRLQAGVSARTAGDEAAIVHGDYRLDNLLVHGDRVAAVIDWEMATLGDPLTDLALLLVYDKLAEVSRGASDATAGLAPGYPSAQERLDHYERASGRRLGDLELHLGLAHLKLAVILEGIHYRHLQGGTVGGGFDGVGRSVEPLLAAGLAATRSLATKTIGLRD
- a CDS encoding SDR family oxidoreductase → MPEAVNSGDRALAGRTAVVTGASRGIGLAIARRLADDGARVCVTGRKPDALAEAVQALGGPGRAIGVPGNIGDAGHRDEVVERTLAAFGSVDLLVNNTGINPVQGPLMDLDLDAARKITEVNVLAALAMVQRCHGAWMGEHGGAVVNVVSTAGLRPSPGIAFYGASKAMLIHLTKNLAGELGPAVRVNAVAPAVVKTRFARALWEGREDDVAARYPLRRLGVPEDVAGAVAFLLSEDASWVTGHTVVLDGGSTMGGGA